Proteins found in one Amycolatopsis umgeniensis genomic segment:
- a CDS encoding M20 family metallopeptidase, protein MIRSEHASPTPPDDSYLRSLVEATADAVAAAEPLGSPHDGADSATRNAVSAEIGALTAELVELSQDLHAHPEEGFAEHRSVRALGDLLRRHGHDVTIGAGGLDTALVASTPGSGPHIAVLSEYDALPGLGHGCGHNVICTAGAGGFLGAAAVAERLGGRVSLIGTPAEEGGGGKETLARAGVFDDVDAVVMLHPFSHDIAMHPFLGRRQLEMVFHGVGAHASAQPFMGRNALDAAVAAYQGVAALRQHLPSSDRVHGVFTDGGARPNVVPERAALLFYLRSAQPDTLRDLAERVSAIARGAAEMTGCGVELQWDSQPAYLPIRFNTTLAGRWSVHQVDAGRKPLPPGIVPEFLTGSTDLGNLSYRMPAIHPMIAIAGPTTALHTKEFAAAAGSPDGDRAVVDGAMGLALTAVDYLADAELRAAVHEEFEASGGALDVPMFFD, encoded by the coding sequence ATGATCCGCTCTGAGCACGCTTCGCCGACTCCCCCCGACGACAGCTACCTCCGTTCGCTGGTCGAGGCGACCGCGGACGCCGTCGCCGCGGCCGAACCCCTCGGCTCTCCGCACGACGGCGCGGATTCCGCCACGCGGAACGCCGTCAGTGCCGAGATCGGCGCGCTGACGGCGGAACTGGTGGAACTGAGCCAAGACCTGCACGCCCATCCCGAAGAGGGTTTCGCCGAGCACCGCTCGGTGCGCGCGCTCGGAGACCTGCTGCGGCGGCACGGCCACGACGTGACGATCGGCGCGGGCGGGCTGGACACCGCCTTGGTCGCGAGCACCCCCGGCAGCGGCCCGCATATCGCCGTCCTCTCCGAGTACGACGCCCTTCCCGGGCTCGGCCACGGCTGCGGGCACAACGTCATCTGCACCGCGGGCGCGGGCGGTTTCCTCGGCGCGGCGGCGGTCGCCGAACGGCTGGGCGGGCGGGTGTCACTGATCGGCACGCCGGCGGAGGAAGGCGGCGGTGGCAAGGAAACCCTGGCCCGCGCGGGCGTTTTCGACGACGTCGACGCGGTCGTCATGCTGCATCCCTTCAGCCATGACATCGCCATGCACCCGTTCCTCGGCAGGCGGCAGCTGGAAATGGTGTTCCACGGCGTCGGGGCGCACGCTTCGGCTCAGCCGTTCATGGGACGCAACGCGCTCGACGCCGCCGTCGCCGCGTACCAGGGTGTCGCGGCGCTTCGGCAGCATCTTCCCTCCAGCGACCGCGTCCACGGCGTCTTCACCGACGGGGGCGCGCGGCCGAACGTCGTTCCCGAACGCGCGGCGCTGCTGTTCTACCTCCGCTCCGCGCAACCGGACACGCTGCGCGACCTCGCCGAGCGGGTTTCGGCGATCGCGCGTGGCGCGGCGGAGATGACCGGCTGCGGAGTCGAACTGCAATGGGACTCCCAGCCCGCGTACCTGCCGATCCGGTTCAACACCACGCTCGCCGGACGTTGGTCCGTGCATCAGGTCGACGCCGGCCGCAAACCGCTTCCGCCGGGGATCGTGCCCGAATTCCTCACCGGCTCGACCGATCTCGGCAATCTCTCCTACCGGATGCCGGCGATCCACCCGATGATCGCCATCGCCGGACCGACGACAGCCTTGCACACCAAGGAGTTCGCGGCCGCCGCCGGTTCGCCGGACGGCGATCGCGCTGTCGTCGACGGCGCGATGGGGCTGGCGCTGACAGCCGTCGATTACCTGGCCGACGCGGAACTGCGCGCCGCGGTGCACGAGGAGTTCGAGGCCTCGGGTGGCGCGCTGGACGTACCCATGTTCTTCGACTGA
- a CDS encoding DUF3224 domain-containing protein — translation MTNTATASFTVDGWDPQATEKAEGTEFSRVVLGKTFVGGVEGTSTVEMLTAVNETSSAYVAFERLAVSVDGRKGGFVLHHSAGENGHHLIVLPGSGHGELAGITGTAEIVQDDEGNHTFTLTYEL, via the coding sequence ATGACCAACACCGCGACAGCGTCGTTCACCGTGGACGGCTGGGATCCGCAAGCCACCGAGAAGGCCGAAGGCACCGAGTTCTCCCGAGTGGTGCTCGGCAAGACCTTCGTCGGCGGCGTCGAAGGCACCAGCACCGTCGAGATGCTCACGGCGGTGAACGAGACGTCGTCGGCGTACGTCGCCTTCGAGCGGCTGGCCGTGTCCGTCGACGGGCGTAAGGGTGGCTTCGTCCTGCATCACTCGGCGGGGGAGAACGGGCATCACCTGATCGTCTTGCCGGGCTCCGGCCACGGTGAGCTGGCCGGTATCACCGGAACCGCGGAGATCGTCCAGGACGACGAGGGCAACCACACCTTCACCCTCACCTACGAACTCTGA
- a CDS encoding tyrosine-type recombinase/integrase — MTVRDAADTGDGLDVFAVFPSSRSRSIRNAGSTGAHSHARRSSVQTVGHRVWAAAGTFHDLRHGAATLSLAAGNDLKTVQALLGHASIVLTADTYTSVLPSLAHASAEATASLVRRAGYEQGQKIRRSRATRGRQQRGQGGGRGPRLIHRGGPLAGLTVASPRAYTSTKPTDDTPEMTGKSSVGFDSLLCAIRDSNPEPAG, encoded by the coding sequence GTGACAGTGCGCGATGCGGCCGACACCGGGGATGGTTTGGACGTCTTCGCTGTGTTCCCGAGTTCGCGAAGCCGGTCCATACGTAACGCGGGCTCCACTGGTGCCCATTCTCATGCGCGAAGATCCAGCGTTCAGACGGTTGGTCACCGAGTCTGGGCTGCCGCTGGTACGTTCCACGACCTCCGTCATGGCGCGGCGACGTTGTCGCTGGCCGCGGGGAACGACCTGAAGACGGTGCAGGCGCTGCTGGGCCACGCCAGCATCGTCCTGACGGCCGACACCTACACCAGCGTGCTCCCGTCCCTCGCCCATGCGAGCGCCGAAGCGACCGCGAGCCTGGTTCGTCGGGCCGGCTACGAACAGGGTCAGAAAATCCGCAGGTCGCGCGCCACTCGTGGTCGACAACAACGAGGTCAGGGCGGCGGACGAGGTCCGCGCCTCATTCATCGTGGAGGGCCCTTGGCGGGGCTCACGGTGGCCTCACCTCGGGCTTACACATCAACAAAGCCCACCGACGACACCCCTGAAATGACGGGGAAATCGTCGGTGGGCTTCGATTCACTACTGTGCGCCATCAGGGACTCGAACCCCGAACCCGCTGGTTAA
- the orn gene encoding oligoribonuclease, whose protein sequence is MNDRLVWIDCEMTGLDLGKDALIEIAALVTDAELNVLGEGVDIVIHTDDETLDGMPEVVRDMHARSGLTEEVRRSTVTLEEAEQRVLEYIRAHVPEANVAPLAGNSIATDRGFITRDMPALDGHLHYRMVDVSSVKELVRRWYPRIYYAKPEKGLAHRALADIKESIGELDYYRRSAFVPQPGPTTEQAKAAAAEVQERHEQ, encoded by the coding sequence GTGAACGACCGCCTAGTCTGGATCGACTGCGAGATGACGGGGCTCGACCTCGGCAAGGACGCGTTGATCGAAATCGCCGCGCTGGTGACCGATGCCGAACTCAACGTCCTCGGCGAAGGCGTCGACATCGTCATCCACACCGACGACGAAACCCTCGACGGCATGCCCGAGGTCGTCCGCGACATGCACGCCCGCTCCGGCCTGACCGAAGAGGTCCGGCGCTCCACGGTCACGCTGGAAGAGGCCGAGCAGCGCGTCCTCGAGTACATCCGCGCGCACGTGCCCGAGGCCAATGTCGCCCCGCTCGCCGGCAACTCCATCGCCACCGACCGCGGCTTCATCACCCGTGACATGCCCGCCCTCGACGGGCACCTGCACTACCGCATGGTCGACGTCTCGTCGGTGAAGGAACTCGTCCGGCGCTGGTACCCGCGGATCTACTACGCCAAGCCCGAAAAGGGCCTGGCCCACCGCGCGCTCGCGGACATCAAGGAGTCCATCGGCGAGCTCGACTACTACCGCCGCTCCGCCTTCGTCCCGCAGCCCGGCCCGACCACCGAACAGGCCAAGGCCGCGGCCGCTGAAGTGCAGGAACGCCACGAACAGTAA
- a CDS encoding S1C family serine protease: MTENESRPGPASTGGHQPPHQQQYPGYTPWQAAPNPLFTPQQVQTPAPAPRKKGGRVAILVSATALAAALVGGVGGAALVGFDSASSASGTGSSSVATGQPVGNTTSGDVSAVAAKVTPSVVQVNVTTAQGEAVGSGVILTADGRILTNAHVVADAQGDVTVTLSNGKQYNASVVGADTKADIAVLQAKDASGLTPASLGDSSKLVAGQQVVAIGSPGGLQNTVTTGIVSALNRKLDELSSGQDRRSPYSRTTNESGPSYTAIQTDAPINQGNSGGALVDAQGNVIGINSALYNPSSTGSIGIGFAIPINDAKKIVEQIVG, translated from the coding sequence ATGACCGAGAACGAGAGTCGGCCCGGCCCCGCCTCCACCGGTGGGCACCAGCCGCCGCACCAGCAGCAGTACCCCGGCTACACCCCTTGGCAGGCCGCGCCGAATCCGCTCTTCACGCCGCAGCAGGTCCAGACACCGGCTCCCGCGCCGCGCAAGAAGGGCGGCCGAGTCGCCATCCTCGTCAGCGCGACGGCGCTCGCCGCCGCACTGGTCGGCGGGGTCGGCGGAGCGGCGCTCGTCGGTTTCGACTCCGCGTCTTCGGCGTCGGGCACGGGTTCGTCCTCGGTCGCCACCGGGCAACCGGTCGGGAACACCACCTCGGGTGACGTCAGCGCGGTCGCCGCGAAGGTGACGCCGAGCGTCGTCCAGGTGAACGTGACGACCGCGCAGGGTGAGGCCGTCGGCTCCGGTGTCATCCTGACGGCGGACGGGCGCATCCTCACCAACGCCCACGTGGTCGCCGACGCCCAAGGCGACGTGACAGTCACGCTTTCGAACGGCAAGCAGTACAACGCGAGCGTGGTCGGCGCGGACACGAAGGCCGACATCGCCGTCCTGCAAGCGAAGGACGCGAGCGGGCTGACACCCGCTTCGCTCGGCGACTCGAGCAAACTCGTCGCCGGCCAGCAGGTCGTGGCGATCGGCTCGCCCGGCGGGCTGCAGAACACCGTGACCACGGGGATCGTGAGCGCGCTCAACCGCAAGCTCGACGAACTGAGCAGCGGCCAGGACCGGCGATCGCCCTACAGCCGGACCACGAACGAAAGCGGGCCGAGTTACACCGCGATCCAGACCGACGCCCCGATCAACCAGGGCAACTCGGGCGGGGCGCTGGTGGACGCGCAGGGGAACGTCATCGGCATCAACTCGGCGCTGTACAACCCGTCTTCGACCGGCAGCATCGGCATCGGTTTCGCGATTCCCATCAACGACGCGAAGAAGATCGTCGAACAGATCGTCGGCTGA
- a CDS encoding class I SAM-dependent methyltransferase, producing MTEHQPLSDEETAAMFEPHGWDDRYAGQEQVFSGQPNVQLVAEAAGLTPGSALDVGCGEGGDVIWLARQGWTVTGADFSAVGLARAARHAEQDGGADHVDWWQIDARVFTAGGRSYDLVTSHYLQPPDGGMTQVTRRLADAVAPGGHLLIVGHAPMRSSAPLTAGQRAAMFYAKDLLPGLPDGFDVLAVEQRPRTLIRGGTTIHAADSTLLACRRHKNGR from the coding sequence ATGACAGAACACCAGCCGCTCAGCGACGAGGAGACGGCCGCAATGTTCGAGCCGCACGGCTGGGACGATCGTTACGCTGGCCAGGAGCAGGTCTTCAGCGGACAGCCCAATGTGCAGCTCGTAGCCGAGGCGGCCGGGCTGACACCGGGCAGCGCTCTCGACGTCGGCTGCGGAGAGGGAGGCGATGTGATCTGGCTGGCCCGGCAGGGCTGGACTGTCACGGGCGCTGACTTTTCCGCAGTCGGCCTGGCACGCGCTGCCCGGCACGCCGAGCAGGACGGCGGCGCCGACCATGTCGACTGGTGGCAGATCGACGCTCGTGTCTTCACCGCAGGCGGCCGATCCTACGACCTGGTCACCAGCCACTACCTGCAGCCGCCGGACGGCGGGATGACACAGGTGACCCGCCGGCTCGCCGACGCCGTCGCCCCCGGTGGGCACCTCCTGATCGTGGGCCATGCCCCGATGAGGTCGTCCGCCCCACTGACCGCCGGGCAGCGCGCGGCGATGTTCTACGCCAAGGACCTGCTGCCCGGCCTGCCGGACGGTTTCGACGTCCTCGCGGTCGAACAACGGCCGCGGACCTTGATCCGCGGCGGAACGACGATCCACGCCGCCGACTCCACCCTGCTTGCCTGCCGTCGGCACAAGAACGGTCGGTAG
- a CDS encoding helicase HerA-like domain-containing protein, translated as MAEQGPAQEIAQGYVSEGAAVELGAVVIDGKADAGAAVRLPLATLNRHGLVAGATGTGKTKTLQLIAEQLSAAGVPVVLADVKGDLSGLAAQGESNDKIAKRAEELGDQWEPAAFPVQFLSLGTGGKSSPIRATITSFGPILLSKVLGLNETQESTLGLIFHWADQRGLALLDTKDLRSVITHLTSDEGKEDLKGIGGVSAATAGVILRALSNLEAQGGEDFFGEPELDVHDLMRQVDGKTMVTLLELDNLQSKPALFSTFLMWLLAELFEELPEEGDLDKPKLVFFFDEAHLLFNGASKAFLERIEQTVKLIRSKGVGVFFCTQLPTDIPNNVLSQLGARVQHALRAFTPEDQAALTKTVKTYPKTKHYELDSALTSLGIGEAIVTVLSERGAPTPVAWTRLRAPRSKMGSIGAEAISAATTSSDLHAKYAETIDRESAYEKLAAKVAAPPAGEAPPEAPPAPKPEKEGPGMVEQAMKNPAVKSFLRSAASALGREITRGLFGNRRR; from the coding sequence GTGGCCGAACAAGGTCCAGCCCAGGAGATCGCGCAGGGTTACGTGAGCGAGGGAGCGGCGGTCGAGCTCGGCGCCGTCGTGATCGACGGCAAGGCCGACGCCGGTGCGGCTGTCCGCCTGCCGCTGGCGACGCTGAACCGGCACGGGCTGGTCGCGGGCGCGACCGGTACCGGCAAAACGAAGACCTTGCAGCTGATCGCCGAGCAGCTGTCGGCCGCGGGAGTGCCGGTGGTGCTGGCCGACGTGAAGGGCGACCTGTCAGGGCTCGCCGCGCAGGGCGAGAGCAACGACAAGATCGCCAAACGCGCGGAAGAACTCGGTGATCAGTGGGAGCCCGCCGCGTTCCCCGTGCAGTTCCTCTCGCTGGGCACCGGCGGCAAGAGCTCGCCGATCCGGGCGACGATCACGAGTTTCGGCCCGATCCTGCTGTCGAAGGTGCTGGGGCTCAACGAAACCCAGGAGTCGACGCTCGGCCTGATCTTCCACTGGGCCGATCAGCGTGGCTTGGCGCTGCTGGACACGAAGGACCTCCGTTCGGTCATCACGCACCTGACCAGTGACGAGGGCAAGGAGGACCTCAAGGGCATCGGCGGCGTCTCGGCCGCGACGGCCGGGGTGATCCTCCGGGCGCTGTCCAATCTGGAGGCTCAGGGCGGCGAGGACTTCTTCGGCGAGCCTGAGCTGGACGTCCACGATCTGATGCGCCAGGTCGACGGCAAGACGATGGTGACCTTGCTGGAGCTGGACAACCTCCAGTCGAAACCCGCCCTGTTCTCGACCTTCCTCATGTGGCTGCTGGCCGAGTTGTTCGAGGAACTGCCCGAAGAGGGCGACCTCGACAAGCCGAAGCTGGTCTTCTTCTTCGACGAAGCGCACTTGCTGTTCAACGGTGCGTCGAAGGCGTTCCTGGAGCGCATCGAGCAGACCGTGAAGCTGATCCGGTCGAAGGGCGTCGGTGTGTTCTTCTGCACGCAGCTCCCGACGGACATCCCGAACAACGTCCTGTCGCAACTGGGCGCGCGGGTCCAGCACGCGTTGCGCGCGTTCACGCCCGAGGACCAGGCGGCGCTGACGAAGACGGTGAAGACGTATCCGAAGACGAAGCACTACGAGCTGGACTCGGCGCTGACGTCGCTCGGTATCGGCGAAGCGATCGTCACCGTGCTGTCCGAGCGGGGTGCGCCGACGCCGGTCGCGTGGACACGCTTGCGCGCGCCGCGGTCGAAGATGGGGTCGATCGGCGCCGAAGCCATCTCCGCGGCGACGACCTCTTCGGATCTGCACGCGAAATACGCCGAGACGATCGATCGCGAGTCGGCCTACGAGAAGCTCGCCGCGAAGGTGGCCGCGCCGCCCGCCGGCGAGGCTCCACCGGAGGCGCCCCCGGCTCCGAAACCGGAGAAGGAAGGGCCCGGCATGGTCGAGCAGGCGATGAAGAACCCGGCGGTGAAGTCGTTCCTCCGTTCGGCGGCGAGCGCGCTCGGACGGGAGATCACGCGCGGCCTGTTCGGGAACCGGAGGCGATGA
- a CDS encoding NAD(P)/FAD-dependent oxidoreductase: MSTHDVVVIGGGPAGLAAAVTLGRARRDVLVIDAGTPRNAPATQVHSYLGREGVDPHELLAIGRSEVEQYGGTVRDNTVIGVARVSEDALRVTLADESTVDARRVLVATGVVDELPDIPGVADRWGVDVLHCAYCHGYEVRDKAIGLIASGVASLHQAQLWRQWSEKVTLFTNESVELTAPQRAELAARQINVVPGRVTGVEVTDDALSGVRVGGSVTEVQAAVVFPVSVAKVDTLLADLGLTAEVKDMDGQLIGETLPADPQTGATSVPGVWAAGNVRGHRAQVIDAAAQGGLTGAMMNIDLVTEDVHHAVAAHPATL; encoded by the coding sequence ATGAGCACTCACGACGTAGTCGTCATCGGTGGTGGACCAGCGGGCCTGGCGGCGGCTGTGACGTTGGGCCGTGCCCGGCGTGACGTACTGGTCATCGACGCGGGCACGCCCCGCAACGCGCCTGCCACCCAGGTCCACAGCTATCTCGGACGCGAAGGTGTCGATCCGCACGAATTGCTGGCCATCGGCCGATCGGAGGTCGAGCAGTACGGCGGCACCGTCCGCGACAACACCGTGATCGGCGTGGCGCGTGTCAGCGAGGATGCCCTGCGGGTCACCCTTGCCGACGAGAGCACTGTTGACGCAAGGCGGGTATTGGTGGCCACTGGTGTCGTCGACGAGCTGCCCGACATTCCCGGCGTCGCCGACCGCTGGGGCGTGGACGTGCTGCACTGTGCCTACTGCCACGGCTACGAGGTTCGAGACAAGGCAATCGGGCTGATCGCCAGCGGCGTCGCCTCACTCCACCAGGCGCAGCTGTGGCGTCAGTGGAGCGAGAAGGTCACCCTGTTCACCAACGAGTCCGTGGAACTGACCGCGCCGCAACGCGCCGAGCTCGCCGCGCGCCAGATCAATGTGGTGCCCGGCCGGGTCACCGGCGTCGAGGTTACCGACGACGCACTCAGCGGCGTCCGGGTCGGTGGCAGCGTGACCGAAGTCCAGGCTGCCGTCGTCTTCCCCGTGTCGGTGGCCAAAGTCGACACTCTGCTTGCAGACCTGGGCCTGACGGCCGAGGTCAAGGACATGGACGGCCAGCTCATCGGCGAGACCCTGCCCGCCGACCCCCAGACGGGTGCGACCTCTGTTCCCGGGGTGTGGGCGGCAGGCAACGTGCGAGGACACCGGGCGCAGGTCATCGATGCTGCCGCACAGGGTGGGCTGACCGGGGCAATGATGAACATCGACCTGGTCACCGAGGACGTGCACCACGCCGTCGCGGCACATCCCGCCACGCTCTGA
- a CDS encoding GIY-YIG nuclease family protein — MISNVGSFGDSVVKVGLTRRLDPLERVRERGDASVPFRFDVHAKIFDADAVSLETRLHQHLADRRVNRVNLRREFFYATPAEILTILEDMGLKDNLLDYVEEPEAQEWRSSQQLAHGT, encoded by the coding sequence GTGATCTCCAATGTCGGATCCTTCGGCGACAGCGTCGTCAAGGTCGGATTGACCCGGCGGCTCGACCCACTCGAACGCGTTCGCGAACGCGGCGACGCCTCGGTTCCATTCAGGTTCGACGTCCACGCCAAGATTTTCGACGCCGATGCCGTGAGCCTGGAGACGCGATTACACCAGCACCTCGCCGACCGGCGCGTCAACCGGGTCAATCTCAGGCGCGAGTTCTTCTACGCCACTCCAGCCGAGATCCTCACGATCCTCGAAGACATGGGCCTGAAGGACAATCTCCTCGACTACGTCGAAGAGCCGGAAGCACAGGAATGGCGCTCCAGCCAGCAGTTGGCCCACGGCACATAA
- a CDS encoding class I SAM-dependent methyltransferase, with translation MPDHRERLESLLRPGTESAGAKGGFLDLLGEIPQAGPPTGLAQRLMRTSAVPMIYERYWRPTLGRVAKGLNGPSMADEVRIAVEALGLRPGQVSLDVACGTGRFTRAFGEAVGPEGLSIGLDGSVTMLEKALAEPNPASVAYLRADAVDLPLDDSTVDAVCCFAALHMFADPDAALDAFARVLKPGGSLVMLTSARHDDQPMRLADTFLGRLSGQRMFDRGEIRSKLFRRGFEHVEERYSGVTQIVTGELPVNIRK, from the coding sequence ATGCCGGACCATCGCGAACGTCTCGAAAGCCTGCTGCGGCCAGGCACCGAATCCGCCGGGGCGAAGGGAGGTTTCCTCGATCTGCTGGGCGAAATCCCACAGGCGGGGCCGCCGACAGGGCTCGCGCAGCGACTGATGCGCACCTCCGCCGTGCCGATGATCTACGAGCGCTACTGGCGTCCGACGCTGGGCAGGGTCGCGAAAGGACTGAACGGCCCGAGCATGGCGGACGAGGTCCGCATCGCGGTCGAGGCGCTCGGCCTGCGCCCGGGCCAGGTCTCGCTGGACGTCGCGTGCGGTACCGGCAGGTTCACCCGCGCGTTCGGCGAAGCGGTCGGCCCGGAGGGGCTGTCGATCGGGCTCGACGGCTCGGTCACCATGCTGGAGAAGGCACTAGCCGAGCCGAACCCGGCTTCGGTGGCCTATCTGCGCGCGGACGCCGTCGATCTGCCGCTCGACGATTCCACTGTGGACGCCGTCTGCTGCTTCGCCGCCCTTCACATGTTCGCCGACCCGGACGCGGCGCTCGACGCGTTCGCCCGGGTGCTGAAACCGGGCGGCTCGCTGGTGATGCTGACCAGCGCCCGGCACGACGACCAGCCGATGCGGCTGGCGGACACCTTCCTCGGCAGGCTGAGCGGACAGCGGATGTTCGACCGCGGCGAGATCAGGTCGAAACTCTTCCGGCGCGGTTTCGAGCACGTGGAGGAGCGGTACTCGGGCGTCACGCAGATCGTCACGGGCGAGCTACCGGTTAACATCCGGAAATGA
- a CDS encoding DUF4917 family protein, with protein MDYDGAIAWLSEPTNSKGRASPIRLILGNGFSIAFDPARFSYSALRSHAEAQGMLSATAQHLFQKLDTQDFEIVIKTLEDAAIGLYALDATKYSAEAATLDEEASKLEDALAHILAALHPGRPYEIDAEVYLRVRRFLEKFDRIYTANYDLLLYWTFMQDFPEENLQARQADDGFRDPGEATDYVVWNHLDPHSQTIFYLHGALHLYRSEGGLKKLTWRRTNEPLIDQIRAQLEADSFPLYVAEGTSSEKLARIGTSDYLGRALRSLAAISGGLLSYGMSFSKNDAHIMDAIVHSKITRLVISLFGDVATPSNQATITAVQDMQSRRATSYAKVGLEIAFFDAQSVRLWN; from the coding sequence ATGGACTACGACGGGGCCATCGCCTGGCTGAGCGAACCGACAAACTCCAAGGGCAGAGCGTCGCCTATCCGACTGATACTGGGAAACGGGTTCAGCATCGCCTTCGACCCCGCCAGGTTCTCATACTCGGCTTTGCGATCCCATGCCGAGGCGCAAGGCATGCTCAGCGCTACTGCCCAGCACCTCTTCCAGAAGTTGGACACTCAGGACTTCGAGATTGTCATCAAGACGCTCGAGGACGCCGCTATCGGGCTCTACGCGCTCGATGCAACGAAGTACTCGGCGGAAGCCGCGACACTTGACGAGGAAGCCTCGAAGCTCGAGGATGCCCTGGCTCACATCCTCGCGGCGCTTCACCCTGGACGGCCGTACGAGATCGACGCCGAAGTCTACTTACGAGTCCGCAGGTTCCTGGAAAAGTTCGACCGCATCTACACCGCGAACTACGACCTCTTGCTCTACTGGACTTTCATGCAAGACTTTCCCGAGGAAAACCTGCAGGCAAGGCAGGCGGACGACGGCTTTCGAGATCCCGGGGAGGCTACCGACTACGTCGTGTGGAACCACCTGGATCCCCATTCACAGACCATATTTTACCTCCACGGAGCCCTTCACCTGTACCGCAGCGAGGGTGGTTTGAAGAAGCTGACGTGGCGCCGGACCAACGAACCGCTGATCGACCAGATCCGCGCTCAGCTCGAAGCGGACTCATTCCCTCTATACGTGGCAGAAGGGACGAGCAGCGAGAAGCTGGCCCGTATCGGCACCAGTGACTACCTCGGTCGCGCACTTCGGTCACTCGCAGCGATCAGCGGCGGTTTGCTGTCGTATGGGATGTCGTTCAGCAAGAACGACGCACACATCATGGACGCCATCGTCCACTCGAAGATCACCCGACTGGTCATATCCCTCTTCGGCGACGTCGCCACGCCGTCAAACCAAGCAACGATTACGGCCGTACAGGACATGCAATCACGTCGAGCGACGTCGTACGCGAAGGTCGGCTTGGAGATCGCCTTCTTCGACGCACAATCCGTCCGACTGTGGAACTGA
- a CDS encoding L,D-transpeptidase family protein yields the protein MRVWGATGRSRVALVAAVAGFTLASCSSTPSGETPSPGGSPGGSQQSSAAPAPKPAAMTLTPAQGAADVAPGEPVTVAVADGKVGEVKLTGADGKVVAGKPKEDGSGWESAEPLGYGKTYTVTAAATGTDGKPVTATSTFSTSKPGKQIGVSINLVEGETVGVGLPLIFSFTGNVPDKAATEKALKIVTEPQAEGAFHWFGEKTVMWRPKEYFKPGTKISVNAAIYGKNLGNNTFGREDKPAKVVVGDKLVATADGGTHQMKVVVNDQEVKQMPISMGKPSSSTPAGTYTVMSEHTGYTMDSSTYGVPSDSKAGYRTFVKYAVRMSNSGIFYHSAPWSVGSQGKRNVSHGCINLSTENAKWLMDTSKKGDIITVANSGPQVLEPTDGWSVWQMSWDDWKTGGDRN from the coding sequence ATGAGGGTCTGGGGAGCGACGGGGCGGTCGCGGGTGGCGTTGGTGGCTGCGGTGGCCGGGTTCACACTCGCCTCGTGCAGCAGTACACCGTCGGGTGAAACGCCGTCGCCGGGAGGTTCTCCCGGTGGTTCGCAGCAGAGCAGCGCGGCACCTGCCCCGAAGCCCGCCGCGATGACGCTGACCCCCGCACAGGGTGCGGCGGACGTGGCCCCCGGAGAGCCGGTGACGGTCGCCGTCGCCGACGGCAAGGTGGGCGAGGTCAAGCTGACGGGCGCCGACGGCAAGGTCGTCGCGGGCAAACCGAAGGAAGACGGTTCGGGCTGGGAGTCGGCCGAACCGCTCGGCTACGGCAAGACCTACACCGTCACCGCCGCCGCGACCGGGACCGACGGCAAGCCGGTCACCGCGACCTCGACGTTCTCCACGTCCAAGCCGGGCAAGCAGATCGGTGTCTCGATCAACCTGGTCGAAGGCGAGACGGTCGGCGTCGGGCTGCCCTTGATCTTCAGCTTCACCGGCAACGTGCCGGACAAGGCGGCGACCGAGAAGGCGCTGAAGATCGTCACCGAGCCGCAGGCCGAGGGCGCGTTCCACTGGTTCGGCGAGAAGACCGTGATGTGGCGGCCCAAGGAGTACTTCAAGCCGGGCACCAAGATCTCGGTCAACGCGGCGATCTACGGCAAGAACCTCGGCAACAACACCTTCGGCCGCGAGGACAAGCCCGCCAAGGTGGTCGTCGGCGACAAGCTGGTCGCGACCGCGGACGGCGGCACGCACCAGATGAAGGTCGTGGTGAACGACCAAGAGGTCAAGCAGATGCCGATCTCGATGGGCAAGCCGTCGAGCAGCACCCCCGCCGGGACCTACACGGTGATGAGCGAGCACACCGGGTACACGATGGACTCGAGCACCTACGGCGTTCCGTCGGACAGCAAGGCCGGCTACCGGACGTTCGTGAAGTACGCGGTGCGGATGTCGAACAGCGGCATCTTCTACCACTCGGCCCCGTGGTCGGTCGGCTCGCAGGGCAAGCGGAACGTGAGCCACGGCTGCATCAACCTGTCGACCGAGAACGCGAAGTGGCTCATGGACACCTCGAAGAAGGGCGACATCATCACGGTCGCCAACTCGGGCCCGCAGGTGCTGGAGCCGACCGACGGCTGGTCGGTGTGGCAGATGTCGTGGGACGACTGGAAGACCGGCGGCGACCGGAACTGA